The nucleotide sequence TGACCTTGGTGCCGAAGAACGGCGCGTGGAGGCCGTCGCCGGTGAAGGCCGCCTTCATGCGGCCCTTGTCGAGGCCGAGGTTCTCGTCCATGGCCTCCATGACCCGCTCCGCGAGCTTCTTGAGCTCGGCGCGGTACTCCCGCATGGTCTCCTTGAAGGCCGGCGGGTCGGACGGCCACTGGTTGTCGTCGTGGAGGTAGAAGATGTCCTCCCAGTCCATGTCGTCCACCGGCgccaccgcctcgccgcgccgctccGTCTCCACCAGCCTCTCCAGCGTCTGCACCGGCTCGGACGACCGGAACGCCGCCTCTCGGAGGCGGTAGCTCTCGGAGCACACCTTCTTGACGCGGTCAAGAAGCTCCAGTGGGATACCGTGGTTCACCAGCTGGAAGAAGCCCCAGTTCTCGCAGCCGTCGGCGATCTGCGCCATGGTCTCCGCCCTCTCGGCGCCGTCGAGCTTGGAGAAGTCGATCACCGGGACAACCATGGTGAAGTTCTCGACGAAGGTGAGTGAGTAGCTAGGTAGGCTCTGATCTGATCTCTGTGCAATGAGATGGTTGTTATCTGCAGGTGATGGTTGAGATGGAGTGAGTGAGAGCCACTGGCCTTTTTATAGGGCTCGCGATGCTCCTCGAGACATTCTCTGCGtaaaaaataaatgcaagagaaaattcTGTGCATGTGCCGGAAAGAAAGAAGTTTCTGCGAGGTAGCTGGCTAGATTGCGATGTTGTTGGATGCTCATGCTCAGTTGGATTGGATCCGGCAAATGAACAGAGCAGACCGCCAGATTGATTGGTCATATCATTGTCAAGGACTTCTCTCAGCAAGAACAAACCTGTCGCCGTCCATATGGCTTTCTATGAAGAACCGTAAAGTAGCCTACTATGGGTCTGGTCTCTGAAGAGACATAATAAACTATAAGAGGGGattcaaaaaataaaacaaactatCAAAGGATGTTTAGAACAAGTTGATCGGGGAGGCTTCACCGAGGATATGTTTTTCTTCTAGCAGAAAAATGTCTTAGATGCATTTTTCTTCGGGGCATTGCTACGAGCGTCGGCCGGGTGATCTTGTCCAAATATCTGCTGAGTCGTACCCGTTTGTTCCTCTTCTCTGTTTCGCTCATTGCAATAAGACCATTACATTGCAACAAGGCCCTTGTTGCAATTGCAACAGGGCCTTGTTGCAAAAGGCATCTCTAACTCGCGGTTATCGACGTCGCAATTGCAACTGGGCTTGTTGCAAAAAGCATCTCCGGCCGTGCCCGAGTCCACCCCTGTGTTGTGGTTGCAACACCGACAACATCGCTGGAATAGAGTGCTGCTTGTTGTTGACAAGGGAGAGATATGGATAGGATTCGAGGG is from Triticum aestivum cultivar Chinese Spring chromosome 1B, IWGSC CS RefSeq v2.1, whole genome shotgun sequence and encodes:
- the LOC123112607 gene encoding 1-aminocyclopropane-1-carboxylate oxidase, giving the protein MVVPVIDFSKLDGAERAETMAQIADGCENWGFFQLVNHGIPLELLDRVKKVCSESYRLREAAFRSSEPVQTLERLVETERRGEAVAPVDDMDWEDIFYLHDDNQWPSDPPAFKETMREYRAELKKLAERVMEAMDENLGLDKGRMKAAFTGDGLHAPFFGTKVSHYPPCPRPDLITGLRAHTDAGGVILLFQDDKVGGLEVLKDGEWLDVQPLPDAIVVNTGDQVEVLSNGRYRSAWHRVLPMRNGNRRSIASFYNPAFEAAISPAVGEGAAAAYPDYVFGDYMDVYNKQKFDAKEPRFEAVKAPKAA